Proteins encoded by one window of Paroedura picta isolate Pp20150507F chromosome 11, Ppicta_v3.0, whole genome shotgun sequence:
- the GTPBP10 gene encoding GTP-binding protein 10, which produces MVWVSRVLLRKYGRFMDDLRIYVRGGAGGMGYPRLGGQGGHGGDVWLVAHENLTLRRLKSQFPKKRFVAGTGDNSKILALKGAKGKDYEVNVPWGISVVASDGKLLGELNKPGDRLLVARGGVGGSLFTNFHPTKGQAQSIHLDLKLIADVGLVGFPNAGKSSLLTSISHATPQIAEYPFTTISPELGTIECVDHKQITVADLPGLIEGAHANKGRGHKFLKHVERTNQLLFVVDVHGFQLSSKATFRTAFETIMLLAKELELYKEELRDKPTILAVNKMDLPDAERNLNELLEQLQNPQDHMHSLPKEMIPADSVSFKEIIPISALTGEGTEKLVTCLRKVLDEEAEKNIAQYHREQLNALHLSDI; this is translated from the exons ATGGTGTGGGTCAGCCGAGTGCTTCTCAGGAAG TATGGCAGATTTATGGATGACCTAAGGATCTATGTAAGAGGAGGAGCCGGTGGAATGGGCTACCCTCGATTAGGTGGACAGGGAGGACATGGTGGTGACGTCTGGCTGGTAGCCCACGAAAACCTTACTCTGAGGAGACTGAAAAGTCAATTTCCTAAGAAACGATTTGTGGCAGGAACAGGGGATAACAGCAA GATTTTGGCTCTGAAAGGTGCAAAAGGAAAAGATTATGAAGTAAATGTGCCTTGGGGAATATCAGTCGTTGCGAGCGATGGGAAATTGTTAG GTGAACTTAACAAACCTGGAGACAGATTATTGGTGGCACGTGGGGGTGTTGGTGGCTCTTTGTTTACGAATTTCCATCCTACCAAAGGTCAAGCGCAAAGCATTCATCTTGATTTGAAACTTATAGCTGATGTTGGCTTGGTTGG ATTCCCAAATGCAGGAAAGTCGTCTTTGCTAACAAGTATTTCCCATGCTACCCCTCAGATTGCAGAGTATCCCT TCACAACTATAAGTCCTGAACTGGGGACCATTGAATGTGTTGATCACAAACAG ATCACAGTTGCTGATCTTCCAGGCTTGATCGAAGGCGCACATGCAAATAAAGGAAGAGGACACAAGTTCTTGAAGCATGTGGAAAGAACAAACCAGCTTCTCTTTGTT gtTGATGTACATGGCTTTCAGCTTTCTTCTAAGGCAACATTCAGAACAGCCTTTGAAACTATAATGCTACTAGCCAAA GAGCTGGAATTATACAAAGAAGAACTTCGAGATAAACCTACCATTCTTGCTGTCAATAAAATGGATTTGCCAGATGCAGAAAGAAACCTTAATGAGCTTTTGGAACAGTTACAGAATCCTCAAG ATCATATGCATTCGCTCCCCAAAGAGATGATTCCAGCAGACAGTGTAAGTTTCAAGGAAATCATTCCAATATCTGCACTTACTGGTGAAGGAACTGAAAAACTAGTTACTTGCTTACGAAAAGTGCTGGATGAAGAGGCTGAGAAGAATATCGCACAGTATCACAGGGAACAGCTTAATGCATTGCATCTCTCAGACATTTAG
- the CLDN12 gene encoding claudin-12, whose translation MGCRDVHAATVLAFLSGTAALSGLIAAALLPNWRQMRLYTFNKNEKNVTVYTGLWIKCVRFDGSKDCVIYDTEWYTAVDQLDMRILQFTLPISMLTTVLALFLCLIGMCNTAFISSVPNIKQARCLINSAGCHLVAGLFFLLACVICLAPSIWVIFHNQEMNKKYEPVFSFDISVFIAIASAGGLLFTAILLFLWYCACKTLPSPFWQPLYSHAPSVHSYASQPYSARSRHSAIEIDIPVVTHAS comes from the coding sequence ATGGGCTGCCGTGACGTTCATGCTGCAACGGTCCTGGCATTCCTCTCTGGAACAGCTGCTTTATCAGGACTCATCGCTGCTGCCCTACTTCCTAACTGGCGACAGATGCGCCTGTACACCTTTAACAAAAACGAGAAGAATGTGACGGTTTACACTGGACTCTGGATTAAGTGTGTTCGTTTTGATGGAAGCAAAGACTGTGTGATTTATGACACCGAGTGGTATACAGCTGTAGATCAGCTGGACATGCGTATCCTCCAGTTTACTCTTCCCATAAGCATGTTAACTACGGTGTTGGCTCTGTTTCTGTGTTTGATTGGCATGTGTAACACAGCCTTCATCTCATCTGTGCCAAACATCAAACAAGCCAGATGTCTCATAAATAGTGCAGGTTGCCATCTTGTGGCCGGACTCTTCTTTCTCCTTGCATGTGTCATCTGTTTGGCTCCATCTATCTGGGTCATCTTCCACAATCAAGAAATGAACAAAAAATACGAGCCTGTTTTCTCCTTTGACATTTCTGTATTCATTGCTATTGCCAGTGCAGGAGGCTTGCTCTTCACAGCCATCCTCTTATTCCTGTGGTATTGTGCATGCAAAACACTGCCTTCCCCTTTCTGGCAGCCCCTGTATTCGCATGCACccagtgtacacagctatgcttcccaaccatattctgcacggtcaCGGCACTCCGCCATTGAAATCGACATTCCTGTGGTTACACATGCCTCTTAG